In Fibrobacter sp. UWR2, a single window of DNA contains:
- a CDS encoding site-specific integrase: MSDFYAESRAILESRANTLSRYTYETYLSHLHKLQLYRPAVECSDVTEAFVIGYIDFMHSRKNSAGCIYRSLSILRMFVKELLRRRKIRRNPMQNITLKKVRNRREFLEVDELEKLYSGFMEHSDRLNFSEREALRAFLFSCFTGLRFSDLKALTPHDIHNGKIRIFTQKTGAQVYIPIPAQAVALLQGAGETALHVVDNSTFNRNLRAAAKKLDFHSRLHAHIARHTFATSCVSFGVPIEVISKVLGHANIETTLIYANYSNRVIDREMEKFKINVPTG, translated from the coding sequence ATGAGCGACTTTTACGCCGAATCGCGCGCGATCCTGGAATCCAGGGCGAACACGCTGTCGAGATACACCTACGAGACCTACCTCTCCCACCTGCACAAGCTGCAGCTATACAGGCCCGCGGTGGAATGCAGCGACGTAACCGAGGCGTTCGTCATCGGCTACATCGACTTCATGCACTCGCGCAAGAACAGCGCCGGCTGCATCTACCGTTCGCTTTCCATACTCCGGATGTTCGTCAAGGAACTGCTCCGCAGGCGCAAGATCCGCCGCAACCCCATGCAGAATATCACGCTCAAGAAGGTCCGCAACCGGCGCGAGTTCCTGGAAGTGGACGAGCTCGAAAAGCTGTACTCCGGCTTCATGGAACATTCGGACAGGCTCAATTTTTCTGAGCGCGAAGCGCTGCGGGCGTTCCTATTCTCTTGCTTCACGGGCCTGCGGTTTTCGGACCTCAAGGCGCTCACCCCGCACGACATCCACAACGGCAAGATACGCATCTTCACGCAGAAGACCGGCGCACAGGTCTACATCCCGATTCCCGCCCAAGCGGTGGCCCTGCTGCAAGGCGCAGGCGAGACGGCACTGCACGTAGTGGACAATTCCACGTTCAACAGGAACCTACGCGCCGCCGCCAAGAAGCTGGATTTCCACAGCCGCCTGCACGCGCACATCGCCCGCCATACCTTCGCGACCTCGTGCGTCTCCTTCGGGGTACCCATCGAGGTGATATCGAAGGTGCTCGGCCACGCCAACATCGAGACGACGCTCATTTACGCGAACTACTCCAACAGGGTCATCGACCGCGAAATGGAAAAGTTCAAGATTAACGTCCCGACGGGGTGA
- a CDS encoding Rpn family recombination-promoting nuclease/putative transposase, producing the protein MENKRVPFEQLPITNRFMFAMVFSHKEIAKPFLEAVLGVKIHELREPEPEKTIEINPVHKGVRFDVFVKETGPGGETLRSFDIEMQVEDTKEIPKRSRYYQAMRDSEALSKGEKYRNLKELYIIFLCPEDIFERGLAVYRFKNLEVDNPKIELGDLCFKNFYIFNKYREVAEKSIRTYLEYFATKKPMSPETENIDRLVKWYQTDNETRIRYMTWQEEVDDANDRADEAERRADAEKARADAEKARADAEKVRADKYEKMLKDLGKL; encoded by the coding sequence ATGGAAAACAAACGCGTACCTTTTGAACAGCTCCCCATTACGAACAGGTTCATGTTTGCCATGGTGTTCAGCCACAAGGAAATCGCCAAGCCATTCCTTGAAGCGGTGCTTGGCGTCAAAATTCACGAACTTCGAGAACCTGAACCAGAAAAAACTATTGAGATCAACCCCGTGCACAAGGGAGTCCGCTTTGACGTCTTTGTGAAGGAAACTGGTCCTGGTGGTGAAACCCTCCGCAGTTTCGATATAGAAATGCAGGTGGAAGATACCAAGGAAATCCCGAAACGGTCTCGCTATTACCAGGCCATGCGTGACAGCGAAGCCCTGAGCAAGGGCGAAAAGTACCGCAACCTGAAGGAACTTTACATTATCTTTCTTTGTCCTGAGGACATTTTTGAACGGGGATTGGCCGTATACAGGTTCAAGAATTTAGAAGTAGATAATCCGAAAATTGAATTGGGTGATCTCTGCTTCAAGAACTTTTATATATTTAATAAGTACCGCGAGGTCGCCGAGAAATCGATTAGGACGTATCTGGAGTATTTCGCCACCAAGAAGCCGATGTCTCCGGAAACCGAAAATATCGACAGACTGGTGAAGTGGTACCAGACGGACAACGAAACGAGGATTCGCTATATGACTTGGCAGGAAGAAGTTGACGATGCTAATGATCGCGCCGACGAAGCGGAACGCCGTGCAGATGCGGAAAAGGCTCGTGCAGATGCGGAAAAAGCTCGTGCTGATGCGGAAAAAGTTCGTGCTGACAAGTACGAGAAGATGCTCAAGGACCTCGGAAAACTGTAA
- a CDS encoding ATP-grasp fold amidoligase family protein, giving the protein MVIKNFIKRLIPDSLYLKYCYKKLMGNSLNLRNPKTFDEKLQWLKLYNRDPLYTTLVDKYAVKKWVTNKIGEQYVIPTLGVWNNFDDIDFDKLPNQFVLKCTHDSGGLIIVRDKSEFDILSARQIITNCLKRNFYWQSREWPYKNVFPRIIAEPYMEDSTYKELRDYKFYTFNAEPKYLLIAKGRQNNNKTFDYFDMNFNHINLQDERVPNSTTIPEKPICLEEMKKISKILSEGIPHVRVDFYEINGKVYFGEMTFFDDGGFMKAKPISWEKEWGDLIELPERRCKH; this is encoded by the coding sequence ATGGTTATAAAGAATTTTATCAAACGGCTAATTCCAGATTCATTATATTTAAAATATTGTTATAAAAAATTGATGGGGAACTCCCTCAACTTACGCAATCCAAAAACATTCGATGAAAAGTTACAGTGGCTGAAGCTCTACAATAGAGATCCTCTGTACACGACACTTGTCGATAAGTATGCCGTCAAAAAATGGGTAACGAATAAAATCGGAGAACAATATGTCATTCCGACACTTGGCGTTTGGAACAACTTTGACGACATTGATTTTGATAAACTACCGAATCAATTTGTATTGAAATGTACTCATGACTCGGGGGGACTCATCATAGTTCGGGATAAATCGGAATTTGATATTTTGTCAGCTCGGCAAATAATCACCAATTGCTTGAAACGTAATTTTTATTGGCAAAGTCGCGAATGGCCGTATAAAAACGTATTTCCACGAATTATAGCAGAGCCTTATATGGAAGATTCAACATATAAGGAATTACGAGATTACAAGTTCTATACATTTAACGCGGAACCAAAGTATTTGTTAATTGCAAAGGGCCGACAAAATAATAATAAAACGTTCGATTATTTTGATATGAATTTTAATCATATTAATTTGCAGGATGAACGAGTTCCCAATTCAACGACAATTCCGGAAAAGCCTATTTGTTTGGAAGAAATGAAAAAAATATCGAAAATCCTTTCGGAAGGCATTCCTCACGTCAGAGTTGATTTCTATGAAATAAACGGAAAAGTTTATTTCGGAGAAATGACTTTTTTTGATGATGGAGGCTTTATGAAAGCAAAGCCGATTTCATGGGAAAAGGAATGGGGAGATTTGATAGAATTGCCGGAGCGTAGATGCAAACACTAA
- a CDS encoding polysaccharide pyruvyl transferase family protein: MQTLIVTFWKARNYGAFLQCFALHNTVPNSKILAYKARSAVLFTERKRKYRYIWPVLYPYWWLKNFINQIREPTFSEWKRIPCQKYKVFKNSRDLSLKYDCIIAGSDQIWNARFVSDEEYIYFAGFASDETRKISYAASLGMPSWPKDFEAKALRLLKNFNSVSVRERSSVEYLQSLGIKNVSCVCDPTILHNGEFYRKKFKIENNRRKYSFIYTIREKLSASIEKLLLDDVVKCTLDGFRIPSVSQWLSYIDNAQFVVTDSFHCCVFCLLFHKPFLILPTSGEKGGMNERFSTLLEKTHLENRIVSSSESYEEAFKKLNSVVDWSFVDATLQKWREESLLWLQKNLTSPVS; this comes from the coding sequence ATGCAAACACTAATCGTCACTTTTTGGAAAGCTCGTAACTACGGAGCATTTTTACAGTGTTTTGCTTTGCATAATACGGTTCCGAATTCAAAAATCCTTGCATACAAGGCTAGATCTGCTGTTTTATTTACTGAACGAAAAAGAAAGTATCGTTATATTTGGCCTGTTTTATATCCTTACTGGTGGCTCAAAAATTTTATAAATCAAATACGAGAACCGACTTTTTCTGAGTGGAAGCGAATTCCGTGTCAGAAATATAAAGTATTCAAAAACTCAAGGGACCTGTCTCTAAAATATGATTGCATTATTGCTGGCTCTGATCAAATTTGGAATGCTCGTTTTGTATCAGACGAAGAATACATTTATTTTGCAGGTTTTGCATCTGATGAAACTCGTAAAATTTCCTATGCAGCATCATTAGGAATGCCATCCTGGCCAAAGGACTTTGAAGCGAAGGCTCTCCGTCTATTGAAAAATTTTAATTCTGTTAGCGTTCGAGAACGTTCTTCTGTTGAATATTTACAATCGCTAGGAATAAAAAATGTTTCTTGTGTTTGCGATCCAACGATTTTGCATAATGGAGAATTTTATCGAAAGAAATTTAAAATCGAAAATAATCGTAGAAAATATTCCTTTATCTATACAATTCGCGAAAAACTTTCAGCATCCATAGAGAAACTTTTATTAGACGATGTTGTCAAGTGCACGTTAGATGGTTTTAGAATTCCTTCGGTCTCGCAATGGCTTAGTTACATTGACAACGCACAATTCGTGGTGACGGACAGTTTCCATTGCTGCGTGTTTTGCTTGTTGTTCCATAAGCCTTTTTTGATTTTACCCACTAGTGGGGAAAAAGGCGGAATGAATGAACGGTTCTCTACATTACTTGAAAAAACTCATTTAGAAAATAGAATCGTATCATCATCGGAATCTTATGAAGAGGCCTTTAAAAAGTTGAATTCTGTTGTAGACTGGTCTTTTGTTGATGCAACCTTGCAAAAATGGCGTGAAGAATCTCTTCTATGGCTTCAAAAAAATTTAACATCTCCGGTTTCTTAA